A single window of Sphingobium sp. SCG-1 DNA harbors:
- a CDS encoding acyl-CoA dehydrogenase family protein yields the protein MELTYSLEEVAFRQEARIWLEANVPNGPLPPIGPEQREYLLAWQRKQYEAGWAGISWPVEYGGRGLPPIEQAIWYEECARADAPEAACLFVGLNHGGPTLITKGNEEQKAFHLPKILRGEVIWCQGFSEPGAGSDLANIKTRGEIEGDYLVVNGQKIWTSFAQIADYQELVVRTEPGSERHRGLTWLICDMKTPGITVRPIESLDGQYHNCEVFYDNVRIPLSNVVGDMGDGWRVAMSTLSFERGSAFMQAQLELSQRVERLIDLAGCERDVLGRPLIKDSAVANELAALRGEVNAMRAMTLMAVSRGRREVMPGPEGTMLALYYAELIQKVLRTAMELLGTRTLFREGQWADWSDDYLKHFARTIGGGTAEIRRNIISQRVLGLPR from the coding sequence ATGGAATTGACATATTCCTTGGAAGAGGTTGCGTTTCGGCAGGAAGCCAGGATCTGGCTGGAAGCCAATGTGCCTAATGGCCCACTGCCTCCGATCGGGCCGGAACAGCGCGAATATCTGCTCGCCTGGCAGCGCAAGCAGTATGAGGCCGGTTGGGCGGGGATTTCCTGGCCTGTGGAATATGGCGGCCGCGGACTGCCTCCCATCGAGCAGGCTATCTGGTATGAGGAATGCGCCCGAGCCGACGCCCCGGAGGCGGCGTGTCTTTTTGTTGGGCTGAATCATGGTGGACCGACACTGATCACGAAGGGCAATGAGGAGCAGAAGGCCTTTCACTTGCCCAAGATACTGAGGGGCGAGGTAATCTGGTGCCAGGGCTTTTCCGAACCAGGCGCCGGTTCCGACCTCGCCAACATCAAGACGCGCGGTGAGATCGAAGGCGATTATCTGGTAGTCAATGGTCAAAAGATCTGGACCAGCTTCGCTCAGATCGCAGATTATCAGGAACTGGTCGTCAGGACCGAGCCGGGGTCAGAACGACACAGGGGGCTGACCTGGCTCATTTGCGACATGAAGACTCCAGGCATCACCGTCCGCCCCATCGAATCGCTGGACGGGCAATATCATAATTGCGAAGTCTTCTACGACAATGTGCGCATACCGCTCAGCAATGTAGTGGGCGACATGGGCGACGGTTGGAGAGTCGCAATGTCGACTCTGTCGTTTGAACGGGGCAGCGCGTTCATGCAGGCGCAGCTGGAACTGTCCCAGCGGGTCGAACGCCTGATCGACCTGGCTGGCTGCGAACGCGATGTTCTGGGACGGCCGCTGATCAAGGATAGTGCGGTAGCGAATGAACTCGCCGCGTTGCGCGGCGAGGTGAATGCAATGCGAGCGATGACGCTGATGGCCGTGTCCCGCGGCCGGCGCGAGGTCATGCCCGGACCCGAGGGTACGATGCTCGCGCTATATTATGCCGAGTTGATCCAGAAAGTGCTGCGTACCGCCATGGAACTGCTGGGTACGCGCACCTTGTTTAGGGAAGGCCAATGGGCCGACTGGAGCGACGATTATCTCAAGCATTTTGCCCGCACCATTGGCGGGGGTACCGCGGAGATTCGCCGCAACATCATCAGTCAGCGCGTTCTGGGTTTGCCGCGCTGA
- a CDS encoding acyl-CoA dehydrogenase, with protein sequence MIDLLTIADEQEIADTIARKLAETYPVSRFRVPAHDRPTADDTVLSTLAEMGTLGLGVPETAGGLGLGCAIEALAFREYGRFLVSPAILGTIMAARIAAAAGDETRAGDLVSGRTRVGVGIAAIGEGGRLDGDVQLFELGPERLFVLWNEAGAGLYNIDALACRVVKGLDETLTMEVAANSKLDPLLWVDASSEPLPLFASLFSASLMVGMGEAARDMAVEYAKTREQYGKPIGHFQAVAHKCADMALHLEAAWCETIYAALDMQEGGAGAPFHVLNAKILAAKALLAAAKENIQIHGGMGYTTEVPAHHFMKRGHVLSEIGGSARQVRTRLLDLPFVS encoded by the coding sequence ATGATTGATCTTCTGACCATTGCGGATGAGCAGGAAATTGCGGACACGATCGCACGGAAGCTGGCGGAGACCTATCCGGTCAGTCGGTTCCGGGTTCCTGCCCATGATCGTCCGACTGCAGATGACACCGTTCTCTCCACCTTGGCAGAGATGGGAACGCTTGGTCTGGGCGTGCCGGAGACGGCCGGAGGGTTGGGCCTGGGATGTGCGATCGAGGCGTTGGCCTTTCGCGAATATGGCCGATTCCTCGTTTCGCCAGCCATTTTGGGCACGATCATGGCCGCGCGGATTGCCGCTGCTGCTGGTGACGAGACGCGAGCCGGCGACCTCGTTTCCGGTCGCACGCGCGTGGGCGTCGGCATTGCGGCTATAGGCGAGGGCGGCCGCTTGGATGGTGACGTGCAACTGTTCGAGCTCGGTCCCGAACGCCTTTTCGTATTGTGGAACGAAGCCGGCGCTGGCCTATATAATATAGATGCCCTCGCTTGCAGGGTGGTAAAGGGACTCGACGAAACATTGACCATGGAAGTGGCGGCCAATTCTAAACTTGATCCGCTGCTATGGGTTGATGCATCCAGCGAACCTTTGCCGCTGTTCGCCAGCCTGTTTTCTGCCTCCCTGATGGTCGGTATGGGCGAAGCGGCGCGCGACATGGCCGTCGAATATGCGAAGACGCGGGAGCAATATGGAAAGCCGATAGGCCATTTTCAGGCAGTGGCTCACAAATGCGCCGATATGGCGTTGCATCTGGAAGCTGCCTGGTGCGAAACGATATATGCGGCGCTCGATATGCAGGAGGGTGGAGCAGGGGCCCCATTCCATGTTCTGAACGCTAAGATCTTGGCGGCCAAAGCTTTGCTGGCGGCGGCAAAGGAGAATATTCAGATACATGGCGGCATGGGATACACCACCGAGGTCCCGGCCCATCACTTCATGAAGCGCGGCCATGTGCTGAGCGAAATCGGCGGCAGTGCGCGCCAAGTACGCACTCGCCTTCTTGACCTGCCCTTCGTATCGTAA